CAGCTCAGTTAAATCAACTGCCGCTGGCCATTAAACGCCGCGTGTTACGCCGTGCTTTTGCCGTGGTGGTCGGGGACGACCGCAATCTCAGCTTTGAGCATACAGAGTCTTTGCTGGCTCTAAATTCAGCTCCGGTGGGCAATGTACTCCATTTGCCCCGTGAGGTACAGGCCCAGCGTACGTACAACGAAATTATCTTGACGCTAGGCAGGCCGGCCAGGGAGTCCATACCGGCTTTTTGCCGTCCCCTGGCTGTTCCCGGAGTGACAACTATCCCGGAACTGGGCCTTGATGTCCACGTTGCAGTTGATACGAAGCTGGCCGAGATTTCGTCGGATTCTCTTGTGGCAACCGGAGTTTTTGACTATAATGAGACGGGGTACAGTCTTTATGCCCGTAACCGCCGAGAAGGAGATTGGTTTTATCCGCAGGGCGTAGGTGGTCGCAAGAAGCTAAGCGATTTTTTCATCGACTGCAAGATCCCTCGTCAGGAGCGGGACAGAGTACTTCTCCTTACTAATTCCACGGACATTATCTGGGTTGCCGGGCTAAGGGTAGATGCCCGTTTTGTTGTTCGGGACAAGACTAGCAGAAGGCTTTTTGTCCAAGTAAGAAGGTCAACCCGAGGACAAAGAGAGGAAGGAGATTATTGACCTGCATGAGCACCATAAGTGAAGTCTTAGTGGACGAGGCCACCTTAAAGAAAAGGGTGCAGGAACTAGGCGCAGAGATTTCTCGTGATTACCAAGGCAAGTCACTGTTGTTGGTCGGGGTGCTGAAAGGGGCAGTGGTTTTTCTCAGTGAGTTGGCTCAACAGATCAAGCTGCCGGTAACCTTCGACTTTATGGCTGTGTCCAGCTATGGTTCTTCCACGGAATCCTCCGGCGTAGTCCGGATTCTGAAGGATTTGGATGAGAGCTTAGAGGACAAGCATGTACTCATTGTGGAGGACATTATCGATACCGGCCTCACTCTTGATTACCTGTATCGCCATTTGCAGAACCGTCATCCGGCCAGCTTGGGGATCTGTACTCTGTTAGATAAACCTTCGCGCCGCTTGGTGGATGTGCCGGTGGACTACGTGGGCTTTCAGATCTCGGATTACTTTGTTGTTGGCTATGGCTTGGATTTTAATGAACGTTATCGCAACTTACCTTACATTGCCGTGCTCAAACCCTGATCTGACGCGCTGTTTTTGTTTTGTTGCCCACCCTATTAAAATATGCTACAATTAACTAGTATCGGTTGAGTTGGCCCAGCCGATACTCTGAGGCCGATTTGAGAGGAGGGCCTGACTTGAATCGTGTTTTCCGTAGCATGAGCCTCTACTTGCTGCTGATCATTGTAGCCCTTTCCGTTATTAACTACTTTTCTACTTCTGCTCCGCAAGAAAAGGAATTAAATTATACTCAATTTTTGGCTCTGCTGGAAAAGGACGAGGTGACAGCAGTTGTTATTTCCAGTACTAAAGTGGAAGGGGTGCTGAAAGATGGCACCCAATTTAGCATGCCCTTTTTAGGTGACCTCGCCCGGTTAGAAGAAAGGTTAGAGAATAAACAGGTTGAGATACAGTATAAGCCGGTGCAGGGGCCGCCGTGGTGGTCTACGCTGCTGTCGACATTGCTCCCGATTGTTCTGCTGGTGGGCGTGTGGATGTTCATTATGCAGCAGACCCAGGGCGGCGGCAGCCGGGTTATGTCCTTTGGACGCAGCCGGGCGCGCCTGTACACCCCAGACGATAAAACCCGAATTACTTTTGCTGATGTGGCCGGGGCCGAAGAAGCTAAGGAAGAATTACAGGAAATTGTTCAGTTTCTAAAAGAGCCGAAAAAGTTTCTAGATCTGGGGGCTCGGATTCCTAAGGGAGTGCTGCTGGTGGGTCCACCGGGTACCGGCAAAACGCTGCTTGGTAAAGCAGTGGCCGGTGAAGCCGGTGTACCTTTCTTTAGTATCAGCGGTTCCGATTTTGTGGAAATGTTCGTTGGTGTGGGCGCTGCTCGCGTACGCGATCTGTTTGAGCAAGCAAAGAAAAACGCTCCTTGCTTGGTATTCGTAGACGAGATTGATGCCGTGGGGCGTCAGCGCGGGGCTGGCCTGGGCGGCGGCCATGATGAGCGCGAGCAGACGTTAAACCAGCTACTGGTAGAGATGGATGGCTTCGGGGTGAACGAGGGTGTCATTGTGCTGGCGGCTACTAACCGTCCCGATGTGCTGGATCCGGCACTGCTCAGACCGGGCCGGTTTGACCGGCAGGTGATTTTGGATCAGCCGGACGTTAGGGGCCGGGAAGCCATACTCAAGGTTCACGCCGTAAACAAGCCCCTGGAGAAGAATGTAGATTTAGCTGTGTTGGCGCGCCGGACCCCGGGTTTCACCGGGGCTGACTTGGCCAATATGCTGAACGAAGCGGCTATTTTGGCGGCTCGCCGCAATAAGAGACGTATTGGCATGGATGAATTGGAAGAAGCGATCGACCGAGTTATTGCCGGTCCCGAGCGGCGCAGCCGGGTGATTTCCGAACGGGAAAAGCGGTTGGTGGCCTATCATGAAGCAGGCCATGCGGTGTTAGGGTATCTACTGCCCCATGCCGATCCAGTGCACAAGGTATCAATCATTCCCCGCGGCCGGGCCGGTGGTTATACCCTCAGCCTGCCGAAAGAAGACCGGTATTATCTAACCCGGTCGGAGCTGTTTGACCGGGTAACACAGCTACTGGGCGGCCGGGTGGCGGAGGAGCTGGCCCTGGAAGAAATCAGCACCGGAGCCCAGAATGACCTGGAACGGGCTACCAGCGTTATCCGCAAGATGATTACCGAATATGGTATGAGCGAAGAACTGGGTCCGCTTACCTTTGGCCATAAGCAAGAGGAAGTGTTCTTAGGCCGGGATATTGCCCGCGATCGTAACTACAGTGAAGAAGTGGCTTCGGCCATCGATCGCGAAGTCCGTCATTTTGTTGATGTCTGCTATAATAAAGCAGCCAGTTTGTTGACGGAAAATCGGGATCGACTGGATAAAGTGGCGGCTGCTTTGCTGGAAAATGAAACCCTGGAAGCAGAAGAATTCATGGCTCTCATGAGCGTTGGGACTGAAGCGGCAGCGAAAGAGAATAAGGAACCACCGAAACAACAAACAAAAATGGCCGAACTTAGGATTTCGTTTCCGGCGGCACCACAGCAGGCCTGAAAGGAGAGAACCCAGTGGAGTTTAAACTTGAGCTAGGGCTTGCCGGGGAGATGACAGCGGAAGTAAGACCTGAGCATACGGCCGAGAGTTTAGGTAGTGGTGGGGTGGCCGTGCTGGCCACCCCAATGCTGGTAGCTTTGATGGAAGGGGCAGCCAAGGATACGGTCCAGCCAGGTTTGCCGGCTGGCTGGACAACAGTCGGGACCCGAGTTGATATTAGTCATTTAGCGGCCACTCCGGTGGGTATGAAGGTTACGGCGCGGGCAGTGCTCAAAGAGATCGAAGGTCGGCGCTTGGTCTTTACCGTGGAAGCCTACGATGACCAGGAGAAGGTGGGCCAGGGCTCGCACGAACGCTTTATCATCAACACAGAGCGCTTTGAAAGCAAAGCTCGGGCGAAAGCCGGGCTCCAGTAGGAGGTAATTATGAAGCTGCTGTTGGCCTTAGATGTGGGGAATACCCATGTGACAGCTGGAGTCTTGTCCGGAGCGGAGATTTTGACCCGGTGGCGACTCGGTACCGACCGGTCGAAAACAGAAGACGAGTACGGGTTGTTTCTGTATCAACTGTTTACGATTGCAGCGTTAGATCCTGAGGATGTGGAAGGGGTAGTCATCGCGTCGGTGGTACCTCCACTCACTTGTATTTTAGAGAAACTGTCTCGCCGCTATTTCGACTGTGAGCCGGTAATGATTCACCCCGGGATGGATGCTGGCATTACCGTGCTTTATGATAATCCGCTGGAGGTAGGTGCCGACCGGGTGGTTAACGCGGCGGCAGCTTATTATCTTTACGGCGGCCCGTGTGTTGTGGTGGATTTTGGCACTGCTACTACCTTTGATGTGGTTTCGGCCCAAGGGGAGTATTTGGGCGGAGCTATTTCCCCCGGCATACTTACAGCTACCGAAGCGTTATTTAGAAAAGCCGCCAAGCTACCCCGGATTGACTTGGTGGATCCGGGTAGGGCCATCGGGAAGAATACTGTGGCCAGTATGCAGGCGGGCATTGTCTACGGGTTTGCTGGGCAGGTAGATGCTCTGGTGCGGCGCATCCGGGCGGAGCTTAAGGCCGAGGCTTTGGCTGTGGCCACCGGGGGGCTGGCACCGCTAGTGGCGGTGCAGTCGGAGACTATCGACAAGGTTGATTTGGATCTTACTTTGACCGGTCTGCGGCTAATCTACGAACGCCAGCGGCAGTACCGGGCATAAGCGAGGGAAGACAGCAAGCCCCCTAGAGGGGCTTGTTCCTCATCTGGGAGGGTAGGTAAGCTGGTGGAGTTGCTAACGAACCCAGTGGTAGTGGGCCCTATGGCCGGGGTAACCGACGTTGTCTTTCGCCGGCTGGCCTGGGAACAGGGTCCGGCACTGGTCTGGACCGAGATGATCAGTGCTCAGGCCTTGCTTTATGATAACCGTCGCACCTGGCAGATGGTTGAGCCGGCAGTCGATGAACAGCAAATAGTGGTACAACTGTTTGGGAAAGAGCCGGATCTCATGGCCCAGGCGGCACAGAAGATAGCCCAGCTAAGACCGGCCGCCATTGACATTAATATGGGCTGTCCGGCGCCGAAAGTTGTGAACAACGGAGAAGGAGCGGCCCTGCTGAGGAAGCCGCATCTCGCGGCTGCTATTATGCAGGCGGTGAGCGAAGCGGTTAATCTGCCTGTATTGGCTAAGATTCGCCTTGGTTGGGACGAAGAGCATAAGAATGCCGTGGAGGTAGCAAAGCAACTGGCAGCTGCCGGCGCGGCTGGCATTACAGTCCATGCTAGGACCAGGTCACAGTTCTACCGGGGTCAGGCTAACTGGGATGAGATCAGACAGGTTAAAGAAGCTGTGCAGGTACCGGTAATCGGCAATGGCGATGTATTTACGCCGGAGGCGGCTAAGAATATGCTGACAGTGACCGGCGCTGATGCCGTTATGTTGGCCAGGGGAATGCTGGGTAATCCGTGGCTCATTGGGCGAACGGTGACGTATTTGACTACCGGAATTATGCCGGCGGAACCTGGGCTAGAAGAACGGTTGGCGTTGGCTCGGAGGCATTTGGAGTTGGCTGTGGCCGAAAAAGGTGAGCGCCAAGGTTTGGTACAAATGCGTAAGCATCTAGCCTGGTATCTAAAGGGACTGCCAGGGGCGGCTCGGCTTCGGGCCGAGATCATGGAGACCACTGAAGTGGAGACGGTAAAACAGCTACTTGAGTCGTATTTTTGGGTTGGAGGGGGTAGAGCACAATGAACGCCTTAGCCTTACCGGTCGCCAATGGGGTTTTCCCCCGCCCGGGGGGCACGATCCAAGGCTTGTTCTTGGATGAATTTTCGTTACGTACGCTTAGCTGCTTAGGTGTGGAGGCCACGGCGTTCTTGGTGCCTCTTACCAGGGACGGGCAGGCGCTTTATCCGGCGGGCATGTTGGTCCGGATCGAGGATTTGAGTCACGGACAAGCGGTAAATCCTGTTACCTGGAACACCAATGAAGTGTTGATCGCCCAGTTAAGTGGTCTTAATCATGCCTGGGCCCGGCGCTTTGTAGGGGAAAGCGGATTTATTATGGCCGAATCCGTTGACACCTTAGACTTGGAGCTGTTACGCAGCCGCGGTCAACCCGTTATCTCCGGTGCCGGTTGGCAAGTACAGGGCGGGTACACGGAACCGCGGTCTAAAAAGGATATAACGGTGACCATTTATGGCAGCGATTACCAGGGTAATGAAGTTCAGATCCAAGGACAACTGGGGGGCATTATTACTCCCGAAAAAGCCCATACCTTGGAGCATTCCATTATTCGGGCTTTACAGGAGTATGGCTTGTGCACCATCAAGAATCTGGCCTGGGCCATGCGCGCGGAAGCGGCGGAACTCAAGGATTCGATCTCGTGGGGGCTGCATTTCAAGCTGCCAGAGATTTTGGGGCAGACCCGCAGCGGCTACTGTGGTAATCCCATGACTTCCTTGGCGCATTTTTACTTGGGGCAAGAGCTCTCCCACTTGCTAAATGAAGGGCAGACTTTGCCGGTAGCGTTGGAGCGGGCCCGCAGCCGCACCTTGTCCCGCTTGACCCAGGAATTGGATTTAGGAGCCGAGCCGGAATACCTAACTTTACGGGGCTTAAAAATCGGCATGCGTCATGATGACAGCGAAGTGGTACAGGGCACCTTGCGGCGCGTGCTCAGCGCTTTTCCGTTGGATCCATGGAGCTAACACAAGAGGGGATAGATATGGTACCGGAGACAGTTCTCCAGTGTATTACAACTTTGCAGCAGGCAGGCTACCCGTCTTATTTGGTGGGTGGCTGTGTGCGGGATCTGTTGCTGGGGAAAGAACCCCAGGATTTCGATATCGCCACCGCAGCGTCACCGGAGACCGTGGGGCGGCTATTTCGCCGTGTGGTTCCCACCGGTTTGCCTTTCGGCACAGTGACTGTCCTGCTGCCTGATCCGATCGAAGTGACCACGTTTCGCTACGACGGCCGGTATACAGATGGGCGTCATCCAGAGCAGGTGGAATTCACCTCCGACCTGGAAGCCGATCTTGCCCGGCGCGATTTTACCGTTAATGCTATGGCTTGGGATCCGGTGGCTGACACCCTGGTGGATCCCTGGGGAGGCCGCAGAGATCTAAAGCAGGGTCTAATCAGATCTGTCGGGGATCCGGCT
This window of the Bacillota bacterium genome carries:
- the hpt gene encoding hypoxanthine phosphoribosyltransferase, encoding MSTISEVLVDEATLKKRVQELGAEISRDYQGKSLLLVGVLKGAVVFLSELAQQIKLPVTFDFMAVSSYGSSTESSGVVRILKDLDESLEDKHVLIVEDIIDTGLTLDYLYRHLQNRHPASLGICTLLDKPSRRLVDVPVDYVGFQISDYFVVGYGLDFNERYRNLPYIAVLKP
- a CDS encoding ATP-dependent metallopeptidase FtsH/Yme1/Tma family protein, encoding MNRVFRSMSLYLLLIIVALSVINYFSTSAPQEKELNYTQFLALLEKDEVTAVVISSTKVEGVLKDGTQFSMPFLGDLARLEERLENKQVEIQYKPVQGPPWWSTLLSTLLPIVLLVGVWMFIMQQTQGGGSRVMSFGRSRARLYTPDDKTRITFADVAGAEEAKEELQEIVQFLKEPKKFLDLGARIPKGVLLVGPPGTGKTLLGKAVAGEAGVPFFSISGSDFVEMFVGVGAARVRDLFEQAKKNAPCLVFVDEIDAVGRQRGAGLGGGHDEREQTLNQLLVEMDGFGVNEGVIVLAATNRPDVLDPALLRPGRFDRQVILDQPDVRGREAILKVHAVNKPLEKNVDLAVLARRTPGFTGADLANMLNEAAILAARRNKRRIGMDELEEAIDRVIAGPERRSRVISEREKRLVAYHEAGHAVLGYLLPHADPVHKVSIIPRGRAGGYTLSLPKEDRYYLTRSELFDRVTQLLGGRVAEELALEEISTGAQNDLERATSVIRKMITEYGMSEELGPLTFGHKQEEVFLGRDIARDRNYSEEVASAIDREVRHFVDVCYNKAASLLTENRDRLDKVAAALLENETLEAEEFMALMSVGTEAAAKENKEPPKQQTKMAELRISFPAAPQQA
- a CDS encoding thioesterase family protein — its product is MTAEVRPEHTAESLGSGGVAVLATPMLVALMEGAAKDTVQPGLPAGWTTVGTRVDISHLAATPVGMKVTARAVLKEIEGRRLVFTVEAYDDQEKVGQGSHERFIINTERFESKARAKAGLQ
- a CDS encoding type III pantothenate kinase; its protein translation is MLLALDVGNTHVTAGVLSGAEILTRWRLGTDRSKTEDEYGLFLYQLFTIAALDPEDVEGVVIASVVPPLTCILEKLSRRYFDCEPVMIHPGMDAGITVLYDNPLEVGADRVVNAAAAYYLYGGPCVVVDFGTATTFDVVSAQGEYLGGAISPGILTATEALFRKAAKLPRIDLVDPGRAIGKNTVASMQAGIVYGFAGQVDALVRRIRAELKAEALAVATGGLAPLVAVQSETIDKVDLDLTLTGLRLIYERQRQYRA
- the dusB gene encoding tRNA dihydrouridine synthase DusB; its protein translation is MAGVTDVVFRRLAWEQGPALVWTEMISAQALLYDNRRTWQMVEPAVDEQQIVVQLFGKEPDLMAQAAQKIAQLRPAAIDINMGCPAPKVVNNGEGAALLRKPHLAAAIMQAVSEAVNLPVLAKIRLGWDEEHKNAVEVAKQLAAAGAAGITVHARTRSQFYRGQANWDEIRQVKEAVQVPVIGNGDVFTPEAAKNMLTVTGADAVMLARGMLGNPWLIGRTVTYLTTGIMPAEPGLEERLALARRHLELAVAEKGERQGLVQMRKHLAWYLKGLPGAARLRAEIMETTEVETVKQLLESYFWVGGGRAQ